GGGCTTTCAGCTTGTTATATTCGTCGATGACATACTGTTCTGCAGCGTGCTGATCCGCAATCGGCTCCACGCGTACGGCGCAGTATTTATACTCCGGCGTTTTGGTTATCGGGCTTAAGTTCTCCGTGACCAGCTCGTTACAGGCGCCAATCCACCACTGGTAGGTCATATAGACCGCCCCTTTGTTCGGACGATCGCTGACCTGCGCTCGGGTAATGATCCGGCCTTTGCGCGAGTTCATCCACACCAGCGCTTCATCCTCAATGCCGAGGCGCTCAGCGTCGGCGGTGTTGATTTGCGCGTAGCCCGGTTCGTCCGCCAGCGCCGCCAGCGCGGCGCAGTTACCCGTCATCGAACGGCAGGAGTAGTGGCCCACTTCTCGCACAGTGGAGAGCACCATCGGATACTCGTCGGTGAGCTTATCGATTGGCGCGACCCAGTCGCAGGTGAAGAACTGCGCCAGCCCGTTCGGGGTGTCGAACTTCTCTTTAAAGAGGTATGACGTCCCCTGATCGGCTTCTGACTCATCGCGACACGGCCACTGGATGTACCCCAGCTCACCCATTTTTTCATAGGTTGCCCCGTAGAAGTCCGGACACAGATTGCGCAGCTCGTCCCAGATCTCCTGAGTGTTGTTGTAGTGCATCGGGTAGCCCATGCGGGTGGCTATTTCGCTGATGATCTGCCAGTCCGTTTTCAGATCCCACTTCGGCTCGACCGCCTTAAAGAAGCGCTGGAAGCCGCGGTCCGCCGCCGTGTAGACGCCTTCATGCTCGCCCCAGGAGGTCGACGGTAAAATCACATCCGCCGCCGCCGCGGTTTTAGTCATGAAGATATCCTGGACAATCACCAGCTCCAGATCCTCAAACCCTTTGCGCACCGCAGACAGCTCGGCGTCGGTCTGGAGCGGATCTTCACCCATGATGTAGGCCGCACGCACCTCGCCGTGCGCCGCGCGGTGCGGCAGCTCGCTGATGCGATACCCGGTGTGTTCCGGCAGGCTTTCTACGCCCCAGGCCTTCGCGAACTTAGCGCGGTTTTCCGGGAACTTCACGTACTGGTAGCCCGGGTAGGTGTCCGGCAGCGCGCCCATATCGCAGGCGCCCTGGACGTTATTCTGACCACGTACCGGGTTGACGCCGACGTGCGCTTTACCCAGATTGCCGGTCAGCATCGCGAGGCTTGTCAGAGAACGCACGGTTTCCACGCCCTGATAGAACTGGGTCACGCCCATTCCCCACAGGATGGCGGCGGTTTTCGCCCCGGCATACATCCGTGCCGCCTGGCGGATCTCCTGCGCGCTGACGCCGGTGATTGTTTCCACCGACTCTGGCGTATAGCCTTCGACAATTTTACGATACTCTTCAAAACCTTCCGTACGGGTCGCGACAAACGCCTGGTCGTACAGGTTCTCCTCAATAATGACGTGCCCCATTGCGTTCAACAGCGCGATGTTCGAGCCGTTTTTCAACGCGATGTGCATATCCGCAATGCGCGCGGTTTCAATTTTGCGCGGATCGCAGACGATGATTTTCGCCCCGTTCTGCTTAGCGCGAATAACGTGGTTCGCGACGATAGGGTGAGAATCCGCCGGGTTATAACCAAAGATGAAGACGAGATCGGTGTTCTCTATCTCGTTGATGGCATTACTCATTGCGCCGTTACCGACCGACTGGTGCAGACCTGCAACCGATGGGCCGTGTCAAACGCGAGCGCAGCAGTCGACGTTATTGGTTCCAATAACGGCGCGCGCGAATTTTTGCATCACATAGTTGGTTTCATTCCCCGTCCCGCGTGAGGATCCGGTGGTCTGAATCGCATCCGGGCCATACTTGGCCTTGATGGCGCTCAGACGCGTGGCGACGTAATCCAGCGCCTCGCTCCAGGAGACGGCTTCCAGCTTGCCGCCGCGCTCGCGGCGGATCATAGGGGTTTTCAGGCGCGGGGTGAGGATTTGGGTATCGTTAATAAAATCCCATCCGTAGTAACCTTTCAGGCATAGCGTGCCCTGGTTGGTTTTCCCCTGTGCGGCCTCCGCCCGGACGATTTTGCCGTTATCGACCACCAGGTGGATCTTGCAACCTGAGGCACAATAAGGGCAAACCGTGACGACTTTTTTCATCAGTCTGCTCCAGTTAATCGAATCATTCGCACCCACTATGCAGCTTCTATGCCATGTTTTTTGTATGGGTATACCCTGACTTTACGGTCCCTTCGCGGTGAAAACCCTGACAAAAAGCAGCCAATCGTCAAAATTGACGTGTCGACAGGGCAGCGGATGTGACATGGGTTGAATTTCCGTCACTGAAAAAACCATTTGACTGGAGCCGACGGCAGAATGGTTCAGACTTAACATAATCCCCTGACGGAAGCATACGATGAAACCGGCGATCCTGGTGGTTGATGACGATACGGCAGTCTGCGAACTGCTTCAGGACGTGCTGAGCGAGCACGTCTTTAGCGTGCTTGTCTGCCATAACGGCCAGGATGCACTGCGGCAGGTACAGCAGGAGCCGAATATCGCGCTGGTGCTGCTGGATATGATGCTGCCGGATATCAACGGCTTACAGGTTTTGCTGCAGCTGCAAAAGCAGCGCCCGGCGCTACCGGTGATCATGCTAACCGGGCTGGGCAGTGAGTCAGACGTGGTGGTGGGGCTGGAGATGGGGGCCGACGATTATATTGGCAAACCGTTCAACCCGCGCGTGGTGGTCGCCCGCGTAAAAGCGGTATTGCGCCGTACCGGCGTGCTGGCGGCGGAAGTCCCCGCAGCGCCCGTAGCGGGCATTGCTTTTAACGGATGGACGCTTGATACCACCCGCTGTGAGCTGAGCGATCCGCAGCGTAACCCTGTTCCCTTAACCCAGGGCGAGTACGGCCTGCTGCTGGCGCTTACGCAAAATGCCCGTCGGGTGCTGAGCCGTGACCGGCTGCTTGAGCTGACCCACAGCGAAAGCGCGGACGTGTTCGACCGCACGATTGACGTGCTGATCATGCGCCTGCGCCGGAAGATCGAGGCTAATCCGCATCAGCCTGCGCTCATCAAAACCATCCGTGGGCTGGGCTATGTGTTTGCCACCGATGTTTCTCATAGCGAGAAAGCGGCCTAGGTATTCTCTTTGATAAACAGCTGCAGCTCGGCCAGCGTTTTCGCGCCGTCAATCGCATTGGCGGCCAGCAGGCTGGCCCGCGCACAGGCGTGTGCCAGATAAATGCTCTCCGTGAGCGGCAGCGATTCATGGCAGCCGTATAAAAACCCCGCGCAAAACGCATCGCCCGCGCCAACGCTGCCGACAATCTCTTTCTGCTCCAGTAACCATGAGGGGATCCAGCGACCTTGCTCACCCGGCGCTTCGCCCCATGCGCCTTCCGGACAGTGGATCACCACCCGCTGACGCACGCCTGCCGCCAGCAGCTGCGTCGCGGCATCGGCGATATGGGCGATATTCAGCGCATCGTCGGCGTCGCGCATCTCCAGTCCGCTAAACTCCCCGGCTTCCAGCTCGTTAATCACCAGATAATCAAGGTGACGCAGGGCTGGGAGCACCAGCGGCTGATAGCGCGGGTCGCCCTTGCGGGAAACCAGATCGAGCGACGTTTCATACCCCTGGTCGCGCATCTGCGCCAGCAGGCGCGCGCTGCGGGTGCCAAACTCGTCATCGGGCATATCCAGGCTGTCGAGCAGCAGCAGGTAGCCGAGATGGAAGATCTTCATCGATCCGTCTAAGCGATCGAAGGCGGGAAGATCCAGCAGGCGGTTGGCGCCCGGCGAGTGGAAAAAGGTGCGCTGTCCGCTGGGATCGGTCATCACCTGCGACATGGAGGTTGGTGCAAAGGTGGTGCGCTGGACGCGCTGGCGGTTGACGTGGTACTGGTCCAGCATCGCCAGAATGTAATCCCCGTCGGCATCTTCGCCAATCAGCCCCACCGCCTGCAGCGGCAGGCCAACGTGCATTTTCGCCAGCGTCAGCAGCACGTTGAGCGGCGCGCCGCCGGTTGAGCGTTCGCTGTGGGTGATTTCCGCCAGCCAGCCGCGCTCCGGCCACTGCACGATCTGGTGGACGTGATCCACCAGCATGTTGCCTGCGGCGATGATGCCTTTGCGTTCCATTATGCCTGCCCCGCGCTGCCGAAGATGCGCATCTGTTCGGCGACCGTATCGGCAATCGCCTCTTCTATCCCCAGCAGCAGCTCGGCAAATTCATCGTACAGCGGCTGGCGGTTCGCCATGCGCTGCTCAACGGCGGCGAGTGCGGCCTGCGACATGCCGGTGTAGAAGTTGATTTTATGAATGCCGAGCTCGATGGCGCGGCGGAAGTCGGCATCGCTAATCCCGGAGCCGCCGTGTAAAACCAGCGGCAGGCCCGTCTGCTGGCGAATGGCGTCCAGGCGTGGGAAATCGAGTTTTGGCTCGCCCTTGTATTTGCCGTGCGCGTTGCCGATGGCAACCGCCAGCGCGTCAATGCCGGTTGAATCGACAAACTCGCGCGCCAGCTGCGGGTCGGTAAAGAACGCTTCATCCGCATGCCCGTACAGCGCGCCGCCTTCATCGCCACCGACCGCGCCCAGCTCCGCCTCCACCGACACGCCGACCGCGTGGCACATCTTCACCACCTCCCGCGTCTGGCGAATATTCTCCTCATAGCTCAGCGTAGAGCCGTCGAACATCACCGAGCTGAACCCTAAGCGCAGGGCGCGCACCACCGCCTCGAAATGCAGGCCGTGATCGAGGTTGAGCACCACGGGAATGTCGTGACGGGCGGCTTCGAACTTCACCGCTTCGACAAGCGAATCCAGCGACACGTACTTAAAGTGCACTTCGGCGATGTTGATGATAAACGGCGAGCGCTCCTGCTTTGCGGCGGCGAACAGAGCGCGCAGGAAGTGGGAGTCGAGCACGTTAAACGCGCCCAGCGCGTAGCGGTGTTGTCTGGCGTGCGCAAGACCGTCGGCAAGAGAAATCAATGGCATCATTCACCCCTTATATCCGAAACTGGTTGTACTCGTTGCACAGCACCAGCAGCGCCGGCTCGTCTTCTTCGATGTTGTTATAGCGGGCAACGGGCTGCAAAAAGTGGTTGTCGTGCTCGTCGTCATTGACCGAGGACACTTCCCCGACCAGCACGTCGCCGAAGCCGCGTTCGCCCCAGAAGCTGTGGTACAGAGTGGGTGTCAGGCAGATGCTTTCCCCTGGCGTGAGGCGCAGCTGGCTTCCGGGCGCGTGGGTCTGACGGCAGCCGTCGACGGTGACCGTCACGTCGGTGTTTTCCGTCTCTTCATGCGCCCCGGCATTCCATAACTCAATAATCAGATTCCCGCCGCCCCGGTTGATGATGTCTTCCCGCTTGCGCCAGTGAAAATGCATCGGCGTCACCTGGCCGTCGCGCACGTGCATAATTTTTTCGGCATAGCACTTTTCATAAGGCACGCCGTTGGGCGAGCCGTTGCGCAGGGTAAACAGCGTCAGGCCCTCAGCGGCAAAGCTGTTGCCGCCGAACGCCGTCACGTCCCAGCCGAGCTTGAGGTCGAACACTTCCTGCCATGCGGCCTGGTCAAGCTGCTGCCATTTCGTTGGCGGAAAGCTGGCAAACGGCGGGAGGTGCACGTCGTGCATGGAAAAAAACTGTCGCGTGTGGCCGAGAATTTCATTGATGTCGGAGCGTTTCATGGGGACTCCTGGCTTTTTTTGCAAAACCCTAGCCCTCACCCTCAAGGGGGAGGGGGAGTAAGTTCCCTCTCCCTGTGGGAGAGGGTTAGGGTGAGGGCATCAGGCCGCACCGAAGTTACTTAACCGTCCAGCCCTTATACGTGCCGACGTTCTTTTTATCGATCATCGTCACCGGGATCAGCACAGGCGCTTTCGGCGCAGGTTTGCCCTGAAGAATGTCATAGCCGATCTCCACCGCTTTTGCCGCCATCACCTGCGGATCCTGCGCCGGGGTCGCGACAAACAGCGAGTTTTCCCGCTTCAGCGCTTCCTCGCCGTCCGGGCTGCCATCCACGCCGACAATAAAGAACTCGTTGCGCTGAGCCTGCTTCGCGGCCAGATCGGCGCCGATCGCGGTCGGATCGTTAATCGCAAACACGCCGTCGATCTTCGGATTGGCCGCCAGCAGGGAGGTCATGACTTCCAGACCGCCTTCACGACTGCCCTTGGCGTTTTGGTTATCCGAGAGCACCTTGATATCCGGATGTTTTTTGAATTCCGTCTGGCAGCCTTCCACGCGGTTTTGCACCGCAGAGACCGGCGGTCCGTTGATGATCACCACGTTGCCTTTGCCTTTCAGGCGATCGGTAATGTACTTACAGGCCATTTCGCCCGCCTGGGTGTTATCGGAGGTGATGGTCGCATCCGCCCCTTCCGCCGCCACGTCAACCGCAACGACCACTATCCCGGCGTCCTTCGCGCGCTTCACCGCCGGGCCGATCCCTTTGGAATCCGCGGCGTTGAGGATGATCATGTCCACCTTCGCGGCGATGAAGTTATCGATCTGCGCCACCTGCTGGCCCAGATCGTAACCGCTGGAGACCAGCGTCACCTTGACGTTATCGCCTGCCAGCTTGCGCGCTTCCAGCTCGGCACCTTTGGTGATCTGCACGAAGAACGGGTTAGCCAGGTCGCCCACCGTCACGCCGATGGACTTCAGATCTTTTGCCTGCGCAAACGGCGTTGCGGCAAGCAGCGCGCCAGCACAGAGCGCGGTCACTAACGGTTTCAAACGCATGTTGTTTTCCTCGAAGCTGTAGGGTTTTGTTGTTATGCACTTTGATGGTGTCGGGTACGGTATTTGTCGATCAGCACCGCTATGATGATCACCGCCCCTTTGATCACCAGCTGCCAGAAGTAGGAGACGCCCATCAGCGTCATGCCGTTGTTGAGGGTGGCGATGATTAATGCGCCGACCAGCGTGCCGGTGATCGTGCCGATCCCGCCGACGAAGCTGGTGCCGCCGAGGATCACCGCCGCAATCGCATCCAGCTCGTAGCCCGTGCCGAGGTTGCCGTTGGCGCTGTAGAGGCGCGAGGCGCTCATCACGCCGCCGAGCCCGGAGAGCAGGCCGCTCATGCCGTAGACAAACAGCAGCACCAGCCAGACCTTGATGCCGGTCAGTCGCGCCGCCTGCATGTTGCCGCCCACCGCGTAGATGTGGACGCCGAGCGTGGTGCGGCGCAGGATGAACCAGCAGATAGCAATCACCGCAAGGGCAATGACTACCAGCCACGGGATCGGGCCGAGGTAGTTATTGCCGATCCACTCGAAGCTGATGTTGGAGTTAATGACCGTCGTGCCGTCCGCCAGCAGATACGCCGCGCCGCGCAGCGCCGTATAGGTGCCGAGCGTCACGATGAAGGGCGGCAGCCCGGCAAAGGCCACCAGCGCGCCGTTGAACAGACCCAGCACCATGCCGAGCATCAGCGCGGCCGGAATGGAGAGCATCGCAAATTCAGGGATAAGCGAGACCACCATCGCCGCTACCGCCGTGGTGCCCAGAATCGAGCCCACGGAGAGGTCAATCCCGCCGGTTAAAATGATGAAGGTCATTCCCGCCGCCAGCACGATGTTGATCGACGCCTGACGGGTAATGTTGAGCAGGTTGCTCTCGGTGAAGAAGTTCGGGGCGATAAAGCCAAATACCGCCACAATCAGGATAAGAATCGGCAGGATGCCGACCGTTTGCATCAGATCGCTCATCAGCATTTTTTTGGCGGAGGCGGATTTCGCCACCTGCTGCGGATGGGTTGGAGTTGTCATGATTGCACCGCCTGATGATGAGTGTCGTTCACGCCGGTTGCCAGCGTCATAATGTTTTCCTGAGAGATGTCGCGCCCGTGGAGTTCACCCGCAATGCTGCCTTCCCGCATCACGTACACCCGGTCGCTCATGCCCACCACTTCCGGCAACTCGCTGGAGATCA
This region of Enterobacter asburiae genomic DNA includes:
- a CDS encoding carbohydrate kinase family protein is translated as MERKGIIAAGNMLVDHVHQIVQWPERGWLAEITHSERSTGGAPLNVLLTLAKMHVGLPLQAVGLIGEDADGDYILAMLDQYHVNRQRVQRTTFAPTSMSQVMTDPSGQRTFFHSPGANRLLDLPAFDRLDGSMKIFHLGYLLLLDSLDMPDDEFGTRSARLLAQMRDQGYETSLDLVSRKGDPRYQPLVLPALRHLDYLVINELEAGEFSGLEMRDADDALNIAHIADAATQLLAAGVRQRVVIHCPEGAWGEAPGEQGRWIPSWLLEQKEIVGSVGAGDAFCAGFLYGCHESLPLTESIYLAHACARASLLAANAIDGAKTLAELQLFIKENT
- the fdhF gene encoding formate dehydrogenase subunit alpha — translated: MKKVVTVCPYCASGCKIHLVVDNGKIVRAEAAQGKTNQGTLCLKGYYGWDFINDTQILTPRLKTPMIRRERGGKLEAVSWSEALDYVATRLSAIKAKYGPDAIQTTGSSRGTGNETNYVMQKFARAVIGTNNVDCCARVUHGPSVAGLHQSVGNGAMSNAINEIENTDLVFIFGYNPADSHPIVANHVIRAKQNGAKIIVCDPRKIETARIADMHIALKNGSNIALLNAMGHVIIEENLYDQAFVATRTEGFEEYRKIVEGYTPESVETITGVSAQEIRQAARMYAGAKTAAILWGMGVTQFYQGVETVRSLTSLAMLTGNLGKAHVGVNPVRGQNNVQGACDMGALPDTYPGYQYVKFPENRAKFAKAWGVESLPEHTGYRISELPHRAAHGEVRAAYIMGEDPLQTDAELSAVRKGFEDLELVIVQDIFMTKTAAAADVILPSTSWGEHEGVYTAADRGFQRFFKAVEPKWDLKTDWQIISEIATRMGYPMHYNNTQEIWDELRNLCPDFYGATYEKMGELGYIQWPCRDESEADQGTSYLFKEKFDTPNGLAQFFTCDWVAPIDKLTDEYPMVLSTVREVGHYSCRSMTGNCAALAALADEPGYAQINTADAERLGIEDEALVWMNSRKGRIITRAQVSDRPNKGAVYMTYQWWIGACNELVTENLSPITKTPEYKYCAVRVEPIADQHAAEQYVIDEYNKLKARLRESAMG
- a CDS encoding D-lyxose/D-mannose family sugar isomerase codes for the protein MKRSDINEILGHTRQFFSMHDVHLPPFASFPPTKWQQLDQAAWQEVFDLKLGWDVTAFGGNSFAAEGLTLFTLRNGSPNGVPYEKCYAEKIMHVRDGQVTPMHFHWRKREDIINRGGGNLIIELWNAGAHEETENTDVTVTVDGCRQTHAPGSQLRLTPGESICLTPTLYHSFWGERGFGDVLVGEVSSVNDDEHDNHFLQPVARYNNIEEDEPALLVLCNEYNQFRI
- a CDS encoding ABC transporter substrate-binding protein translates to MRLKPLVTALCAGALLAATPFAQAKDLKSIGVTVGDLANPFFVQITKGAELEARKLAGDNVKVTLVSSGYDLGQQVAQIDNFIAAKVDMIILNAADSKGIGPAVKRAKDAGIVVVAVDVAAEGADATITSDNTQAGEMACKYITDRLKGKGNVVIINGPPVSAVQNRVEGCQTEFKKHPDIKVLSDNQNAKGSREGGLEVMTSLLAANPKIDGVFAINDPTAIGADLAAKQAQRNEFFIVGVDGSPDGEEALKRENSLFVATPAQDPQVMAAKAVEIGYDILQGKPAPKAPVLIPVTMIDKKNVGTYKGWTVK
- a CDS encoding ABC transporter permease subunit encodes the protein MTTPTHPQQVAKSASAKKMLMSDLMQTVGILPILILIVAVFGFIAPNFFTESNLLNITRQASINIVLAAGMTFIILTGGIDLSVGSILGTTAVAAMVVSLIPEFAMLSIPAALMLGMVLGLFNGALVAFAGLPPFIVTLGTYTALRGAAYLLADGTTVINSNISFEWIGNNYLGPIPWLVVIALAVIAICWFILRRTTLGVHIYAVGGNMQAARLTGIKVWLVLLFVYGMSGLLSGLGGVMSASRLYSANGNLGTGYELDAIAAVILGGTSFVGGIGTITGTLVGALIIATLNNGMTLMGVSYFWQLVIKGAVIIIAVLIDKYRTRHHQSA
- a CDS encoding response regulator, whose translation is MKPAILVVDDDTAVCELLQDVLSEHVFSVLVCHNGQDALRQVQQEPNIALVLLDMMLPDINGLQVLLQLQKQRPALPVIMLTGLGSESDVVVGLEMGADDYIGKPFNPRVVVARVKAVLRRTGVLAAEVPAAPVAGIAFNGWTLDTTRCELSDPQRNPVPLTQGEYGLLLALTQNARRVLSRDRLLELTHSESADVFDRTIDVLIMRLRRKIEANPHQPALIKTIRGLGYVFATDVSHSEKAA
- a CDS encoding ketose 1,6-bisphosphate aldolase gives rise to the protein MPLISLADGLAHARQHRYALGAFNVLDSHFLRALFAAAKQERSPFIINIAEVHFKYVSLDSLVEAVKFEAARHDIPVVLNLDHGLHFEAVVRALRLGFSSVMFDGSTLSYEENIRQTREVVKMCHAVGVSVEAELGAVGGDEGGALYGHADEAFFTDPQLAREFVDSTGIDALAVAIGNAHGKYKGEPKLDFPRLDAIRQQTGLPLVLHGGSGISDADFRRAIELGIHKINFYTGMSQAALAAVEQRMANRQPLYDEFAELLLGIEEAIADTVAEQMRIFGSAGQA